Within the Microtus ochrogaster isolate Prairie Vole_2 linkage group LG2, MicOch1.0, whole genome shotgun sequence genome, the region AAGACAGAGCCTAGGAACCCAGCGTTCAGCAGACTCTGGCTTTGTTTTCAGATTCAGTTTCTCAACAGTGGAGAAGGAAACCCCCCTCTTCACTCAGGATCATTTAGAGTCCATGGGGATAGAGCCATTGCCCTCACCCAGTCATACAACCCCCTCCTGCTGAACCCCAAGTAAATCACCCTCTGCCTAGGAGATTCTGtgctgctccctcccctcccctgcatcCCAGGCAGTCTGAGGCCAATACTAGAGCCCAGCCACGAACCTACCTCTCGACCCTGACCCCATCCCCTTATTCTCTCAACTAGGGCATGGCCCCTTCTGCAATTTCCGGGAGTCTCGGAGTAAGAGGACATTTTAGAAAGAATAGACTACTGCCTAGAGTCTTAACTCCCAGCCCCGGTTTCCTCCGAGCCGcacactgggaagaagagagagcggAGAGCAGCAGAAGCCACAACCCCTCACCCAGAGTGACCGGAAACCGAAGACCACGGGGTGTCCGAGGCGGGGAGGAGAGGGGCGGGTCTGTAGGGAAGAAAGGGCAGGCAATGTTTTCAAGGGTCGCAGGAAAGATTTCCAGGCAGCTTTGAGAGGGACAAATCAGAAGGCTTGGAGAATCCCTGCCCTGCCCTATGTTCACCCACAGTTCAGAAGTGATGGGGGGCGGGGCAAGAGGGGGGCTAGACTAGGTGAAACTGTCGGCCCTCTCTGGTCTGTGATTGGGCAGGAGGACTAAAGGGGACGGAGACTAGATTTGCTTTTCTCCCAGTGCCTGCACATCATGGcattgaaaagacaaaaaggctAACCAAGAAGAAGCCCCACCTGACCTCTTCACACCACCTGCTTCCTCGGGGTCAGGACTTCCTCAACCCCAGGATACCGTCTGTCCCTGAGGGGGAAGTAGTGGGGTGTCCCTCTGCACTCCCTCCACAACCACCCTCGCCTCTGGAATGGAATCCACTCTCTGATGAGGAGGATGTGGGGGTTCTCCACAGCTGATCTGGGAGTTGGGGGAGAGCATCTTGGCTTCTTTGGACCTAAACACCGCCAAACAATGATCTCTGCGCTACTCACAGacatcccccccccaccacacacacagtggcagCGAGCTGGGTAGCACTTAGAACTAATGGGCGCTCCTCCAAGCTGTCGGTCAAGACACTTGACTCCTACTTTGATTGCTGGTTGATTCAGGCAAGCCGCTTCCCTCTCTGAACCAAAAGCTCGCATGTGTAATACTCAAAGAAGAGGCTTTCCCTACAGGCACCCCCAAACCTCCTTCATGCTACCAAGAAAGCGTCTGAACAGTTGCcagggggaaagaggaaaaagcaagGCTGTCCGCGGCGGCCAGACCTGAGCCAGACAGGGCTCTTCTGGCTGGGCGAGGCTCTTTGAGGAACCGAGAGTTGCTGGGACCTAGCCCgcgatggggtggggtgggggagcaaaCAGAGCACTGCTCCCCCCCATCCCTGCCCTTTGTCCGGAATCCAGCTGTGCTCCGTGGGTGGGGGTTTGGGGGGGGAGCGGCTCGCGTGGCCTGGCCCCTGGGCCCCTgctgctgattggccagtggtgCAGGCAGCAGCCGGGCAGGCACGCTCCTGGCCCGGGCCGAGCAGATAAAGCGTGCCAAGGGGCACACGACTTGTAGCTCAGGAAATCCCCCTGGGGCTCAGGAGGAGACCCCCTAGGAGCTTCTCTTCTGTTTCCAGACGCAATTAACTCCAGGCGAGGGCGCTTGCAGCTCAGCAGAACTTCAGAGAGAACAGAAGCGCTCAGTTGTCCGCTGCTGCTTGACACTGACCGACCCGCCGCTCTCTATTCTTTTGCTCCGGGAGGACTAGGTAACAATTAGAAACCACCAAAGGGTAGATAAGGGGCAGGCGGTACCCCAATCCCGCGTGGCGTGGCCTCTAAAGCAGAGACTGTCTCACTCTGAcccttccatttttttcccaACCACAGGATGGCGCCTCATCCCTTGGGTGCGCCCACCGTCCAAGTGCACCAAGACACCCAGCAACCTTTCTCCGGAGCCTCAGACAATGAAGTTCTCAGCTCCAAATTCACCCCACCAAGCCCCACTCTCAAGCTGAGGGACTGCTCCGAAGCAGAAGCGGGTGACTGCCGAGGGACCTCGAGGAAGCTCCGCGCACGGCGCGGAGGGCGGAACCGGCCCAAGAGTGAGTTGGCACTGAGCAAGCAACGACGAAGCCGGCGCAAGAAGGCAAATGACCGCGAGCGCAATCGTATGCACAACCTCAACTCCGCGCTGGATGCGCTGCGCGGTGTGCTACCCACCTTCCCAGATGACGCCAAACTTACAAAAATCGAGACGCTACGCTTCGCCCACAACTACATCTGGGCACTGACTCAGACGCTGCGCATAGCGGACCACAGCTTCTACGGGCCGGAGACCACTGTTCCCTGTGAGGAGCTGGGCAGCCCGGGAGGTGGCTCCAATGGCGACTGGGGCTCCCTCTACTCCCCAGTTTCTCAAGCTGGCAGCCTGAGCCCTACTGCCTCGCTGGAAGAGTTCCCTGGCCTGCAGGTGTCCAGCTCCCCCTCCTGTCTGCTTCCGGGCGCCCCGGTGTTCTCAGACTTCTTGTGAAGAGACTTGTCTGGCTCTGGGTGGTGGGTGCtggcagaaagggagggagctAGAGCCGCTGAGGTGGGAGGTAGTGGAGGCTCTCAAGCATCCTTGCTCCTTCTGGCTCTCACTAGCCGGGTCCCTGGCCCCCTTGCTGGTTCAACCAGGCTCTCCTTAAAGCTTACAGCACCCTGGCTGCTGCCCATGCAAAGCAGGCGAAAACAGGCATTGTTTCTTAAATCTCCTCTGTGCAGCATCTTCAAACTCTCTTTCCAAGCGGACAAGAATAGTAGCTCTACACAAGGGGAGACTCTCAAACTTCCTGGTGACCCTGCCCTCATTCACATCAGTCAGCCTCCCACCGTCGCTTTCTGCAGGGTGGCCTAATCCAGTGTTGGGTCTCACTGCACTGGTTCTTTCTCATCCAGCTCCTGCTCACTCACCTCGCTCCATAGACAATGCTCATCCTCTCGGCTGCCCATCAGATGCGGGCAGGGTTTCCGGGCCGCACCATTCTGCCTTAATTTACAAAGGTgatcctctgccttctccttctgcaCTTTTCAAGTTATCGCCCTCCCCGGAAGGGGAGACTCGGTTGTGAATGGGGAAAGCCCTGCTATGGCTGGGAGCATCTCCCCAGCTTGGCGCCTGCGTCTAAAACCGTGAACTCCAGGGACAGGTTCCTGGAGCACTGCTTGTCTccctaaaaaggaaaagaaaaaggaaaaatcagcGTGTAAATCATATAAAGCCATTTGAAATGGGTTTTGTTATGGTAAATTATATGCCTTTCTCTCCCGTTTtacacatttgtatttattgatGCTATTTTGTGGTAGGAAAGTTTATATTTTGTACATAAGAGTATCAGGGACTGGTGATAGAGATTTTGGGCTAACTAATAAAAAATGGACCCTTCAGCAAGATGACCCCATGcgtgagagaaggagaggagggtggtAGCCACTGCTGGGCAATTCTATTCCCCAGAGTGAGATGAGGACTTTTCTGGGGTCTGGAGCCTCTACCTTGAGTGCTGGGCTGGAGGTAGGGCAGGCCATTTCAGAGGATAGGAAGCCTCTTAAGAAATCATTAGCCTGAAACTCCGGTTCTCTCTGAGACTTGCCTATTTCCAACAGCAGGTTCAGAAGAAAGGCAAATCTCTAACTGGAGCTTTTATAGTCCCCCCTCAGCCCCCTCCCTTGCACATTTATCTGCCTGGATTTAGAACTACACTGCCCTCTGGGAAGGGAGAGAATTATAACTTGGAATATTAACAGGCATCCCTAGAACACCACCTCAGGAATTCCCCCCTTCCCCAGGTATTTAGACACCCAGCATGACTCCACTCCTAAGGCACATTTTACCAACCGGTCTTCAAAAAACCACATTTTCAAGCAGTTTAGCAGCGAAGATAGAGGGTCTAGCTGGGATCTCTGTTCCCCTAGAAATGTGTATCCACTCATAAAGTGGCCTGGCTTTTCACCCCACTGAGCTAGCTGTCTATAGGCAGTTCACTGACAGAGACTGGTTCACTGTAGCACTACAAGCTGGCCTGAAGGTGTTAGCAGAGAATGGAGGCGTTGCCTCAGAGAAGCTCTGCTGAGTTACAAGAAAACGGAGGTCAGATATCCAGGAACCCACCCAAAGG harbors:
- the Neurog3 gene encoding neurogenin-3, with the translated sequence MAPHPLGAPTVQVHQDTQQPFSGASDNEVLSSKFTPPSPTLKLRDCSEAEAGDCRGTSRKLRARRGGRNRPKSELALSKQRRSRRKKANDRERNRMHNLNSALDALRGVLPTFPDDAKLTKIETLRFAHNYIWALTQTLRIADHSFYGPETTVPCEELGSPGGGSNGDWGSLYSPVSQAGSLSPTASLEEFPGLQVSSSPSCLLPGAPVFSDFL